Within Streptomyces antibioticus, the genomic segment CCTGGGCGTCTCGCTGCTGCTGCTGAACCTCACCGTCGGCGCCGCCAAGATCGGCATGGGCCGTCTCGGACCGCACTACGCCACCACCATCGGCTCCAACGAGATGGGTCTGGGCGGCGATATATTCCCCAGCGGCCACACCGCCAACGCGGTCGTGACCTGGGGGATCCTGGCCTATCTGGCCTCCACCCCGAGAGCCCGCCGCTGGCTGTCCGCGCTCTCCGCGGTGGTCTCGCTGGGCGTCGGCCTCACCACCGTCTACCTCGGCACGCACTGGCTGAGCGACGTGGTCCTCGGCTGGGCCGCCGGTCTGCTGATCCTGCTGGCGCTGCCCTGGTGCGAGCCGCTGATCGCCCGCGCCGAGGCCCGGATCCTCGACCTGCGCGACCGGCTGCGCGACCGCGCCCGCGGCACGTTCCCGGCACCCGTCCCGGTCGCCGTCCCGTTCCCGCCCCTTGGCGCGGTCCAGGACGAGACCACGGCGGCCCGCGAGTCGCTCACGGCGGCCCGTTCGGCCCGCTCCCCCGTCTATCTGGCCCCGGGCCCGCACACCAGCCGCTCGGAACGCAGCCCGGTCACCCCGGTCGGCAGCCGCCGGCCCCCGCACCCCGACCGGCTGGCCCATCCCGACCGGCTGCCGCGCGGCACGGCCTCCACGGCCCGCCCGCTGACCGGCGGCTGACCTCCACGAACGGCGGGACCACCGGTACGCACCACCAGGTCCCGCACCGCGAAGGCCCCGGCCCCGGCGTCCCTACGACGCCGGATGCCGGGGCCTTCGTCGTGCCTCCGTGTCCCTGAGGTGTCCTGAGCCGTCCTGAGCCGTCCTGCGGTGTCCTAGCCCTTCCAGGCGCGGGCCACGCGCCCGTCCTGGACCTCCAGGTTCAGCCGCCCGAAGCGGTACTCCATGGTGACGATCGTCCCCGGCGCGAGCGAGCGGACCGTGGACCAGCCACGCTCCCGGGCGAGCCGCTCGGCCCGGTCGGCATCGAGGCCGACATATCCGTCCGGACTGTCCTTCGGCTCCGCTGGCGGAGTGGGAATCGGTGCCATACCGCCACGCTAGGCGGCG encodes:
- a CDS encoding phosphatase PAP2 family protein — translated: MRTERNLTRLDRVFARLDREPERPAHIDVPKMSRHRVALFSATLGFYLAIVWLVVVTSWLVRLDWQVMFFRPYQQWPEIHAFLDYYVVLGQRGPTAVMVAAWLGWRSWRQHTLRPLLTLGVSLLLLNLTVGAAKIGMGRLGPHYATTIGSNEMGLGGDIFPSGHTANAVVTWGILAYLASTPRARRWLSALSAVVSLGVGLTTVYLGTHWLSDVVLGWAAGLLILLALPWCEPLIARAEARILDLRDRLRDRARGTFPAPVPVAVPFPPLGAVQDETTAARESLTAARSARSPVYLAPGPHTSRSERSPVTPVGSRRPPHPDRLAHPDRLPRGTASTARPLTGG
- a CDS encoding I78 family peptidase inhibitor translates to MAPIPTPPAEPKDSPDGYVGLDADRAERLARERGWSTVRSLAPGTIVTMEYRFGRLNLEVQDGRVARAWKG